The following coding sequences are from one Rhipicephalus microplus isolate Deutch F79 chromosome 3, USDA_Rmic, whole genome shotgun sequence window:
- the LOC119159808 gene encoding ubiquitin-conjugating enzyme E2 Z, producing MKCPPDFPNSPPRVRLMTTDAGRVRFGPSFHENGKVCLSLLGTSSGPTWSSGQCLGSVLLSIKALLSTENPVAQGSTLRVLPTLGSCQSDKLCYNAVLQHETIRVAVCNTVEECLTGASAYPSPLREVVLKHFPQFYGEYERAAKKQLHLSGTRMNDSQEPDVPTYQFNALLERLAQLRERVKVTTAAGKSSK from the coding sequence ATGAAATGTCCGCCCGACTTCCCCAACAGTCCTCCGCGCgtgcgcctcatgaccacggacgcTGGGCGCGTGAGGTTTGGGCCGAGCTTCCACGAGAACGGCAAGGTGTGCCTGAGCCTTCTGGGCACTTCATCGGGGCCCACGTGGAGTTCTGGTCAGTGCCTGGGAAGCGTGCTGTTATCCATCAAGGCGCTGCTGAGCACGGAAAACCCCGTGGCCCAGGGGTCCACTCTGAGGGTCCTCCCGACGTTGGGCAGTTGTCAGAGCGACAAGCTATGCTACAATGCCGTCCTTCAGCACGAGACCATCAGAGTGGCGGTGTGCAACACGGTCGAAGAGTGTCTGACAGGAGCGTCGGCGTACCCATCTCCCCTGAGGGAGGTGGTATTGAAGCACTTCCCGCAGTTCTACGGCGAGTACGAGAGGGCGGCCAAGAAGCAACTTCACTTGAGCGGTACGCGCATGAACGACTCCCAGGAACCGGATGTCCCCACGTACCAGTTCAACGCGCTTCTCGAACGGCTTGCGCAGCTGCGCGAGAGGGTCAAGGTGACGACGGCCGCCGGGAAATCGAGCAAGTGA